One window from the genome of Rariglobus hedericola encodes:
- a CDS encoding DEAD/DEAH box helicase, with translation MQTHGPKRVYTPQSLEFWFGKLEHDWERHFSDSQLEEGHRIYRDGEVRELELTASDAIIHRRIDKKDEYAVIEWNDAGVSVRSSSTDIALAHSLAVAGLHEIEELVADEISPLPDDAPPPAPAASTSAGNGVQHHGNGFGNGHAFANPPAAPVASRAPAASRRTPAGAAARAVSRTLILVFTTTADGLTFQANWINPDKKRVPALGQAAQAAGQGHATVSSSERAKLIGLAAYARKAHFAYNQVTGLYVLASVVEIPNFLRTTLPAWKKLFSVELDAQSGKLLQGTKEISVEAVATTRKGKTDGQGLDLRWIFKAGERMLTDEEVSLLTRKATSTMIIPDIGIVSLPVERLASISAWHRTAAEARSTGELSPYLIFSLYSDSRVKLTLSAELEAWRQNVLTATAANPTLPELLRPYQRRGVEWMHHLCDVGCHGLLADEMGLGKTLQVLTLLATRPLPDRSSIIVCPASVVPVWREEILRFYPHLAVDVLKTGNDFTTRKEPVIWLASYTQLRKHRPLLDKHEFGYAVLDEGQFIKNPDAKVTQTCFAIRARHRIVLTGTPLENRQLDLWSIFRFLLPGLLGTRVTFEASLNADRAGTLDRLRAQLAPFILRRTKNAVATELPQKVEIDLLCPLTDVQRSEYARICSEGLNRLGDDVGAAMREKSFGFLALLTRLRQVCCDPDMLPWLHAPLSDSGKITLLVEKLAEVIGSGHKVVIFSQFVMLLDRVRAALAESFPDLPRYELTGMTLDRLKPVQSFQGAEGAAVMLVSLKAAGTGITLHAADYVFLLDPWWNPAVEAQAVDRVHRIGQKSTVFVYRMVTAGTIEERIQALQASKKDLFNKVVGGLGGDFDLSRHFSSLHELVQLTTTQEETEQSS, from the coding sequence ATGCAAACGCACGGCCCGAAACGAGTCTATACTCCGCAGTCGCTTGAATTTTGGTTCGGTAAACTCGAACACGATTGGGAGCGTCACTTCAGCGACTCCCAATTGGAGGAAGGCCATCGCATCTACCGTGACGGCGAAGTGCGCGAACTCGAGCTGACCGCCTCCGACGCGATCATCCACCGTCGCATCGACAAGAAGGACGAATACGCCGTCATCGAGTGGAACGACGCCGGTGTTTCCGTGCGATCGTCGTCCACCGACATCGCTCTCGCGCATTCCCTCGCCGTGGCCGGTCTGCACGAAATCGAGGAACTGGTGGCCGATGAAATTTCACCGCTGCCCGACGACGCTCCGCCGCCTGCGCCCGCCGCATCGACCTCGGCTGGCAACGGCGTGCAGCATCACGGCAACGGCTTTGGCAACGGCCACGCCTTTGCCAATCCGCCGGCGGCTCCGGTTGCATCCCGCGCACCGGCCGCTTCGCGTCGCACACCTGCGGGTGCCGCCGCCCGCGCGGTTTCACGCACGCTCATTCTCGTTTTCACGACGACGGCGGACGGCCTCACGTTCCAAGCCAACTGGATCAATCCCGACAAGAAACGCGTGCCCGCCCTCGGACAAGCCGCGCAAGCGGCCGGCCAGGGTCATGCGACCGTCAGCTCCAGCGAACGCGCGAAGTTGATCGGCCTCGCGGCCTACGCGCGCAAAGCCCACTTCGCCTACAACCAGGTCACGGGCCTCTACGTCCTCGCCTCGGTGGTGGAGATTCCCAACTTCCTGCGCACAACGCTGCCCGCGTGGAAAAAATTGTTCTCCGTCGAGCTCGACGCGCAGTCCGGCAAGTTGCTCCAAGGCACCAAGGAAATCTCCGTCGAAGCCGTGGCCACCACGCGCAAGGGCAAGACGGACGGGCAGGGGCTCGACCTCCGCTGGATCTTCAAAGCCGGCGAACGCATGCTGACCGACGAGGAAGTTTCCCTGCTCACGCGCAAGGCGACGTCCACGATGATCATTCCCGACATCGGCATCGTGTCGTTGCCCGTCGAGCGCCTCGCTTCCATCAGCGCGTGGCATCGCACCGCCGCCGAGGCGCGCAGCACGGGCGAGCTTTCGCCTTACCTGATTTTTTCCCTCTACAGCGACAGCCGCGTCAAACTCACGCTCTCCGCCGAGTTGGAGGCCTGGCGCCAGAATGTGCTTACCGCCACCGCGGCGAATCCCACGCTGCCCGAGCTGTTGCGTCCGTATCAACGTCGCGGCGTAGAGTGGATGCATCACCTCTGCGACGTCGGTTGCCACGGTCTGCTGGCCGACGAAATGGGTCTCGGTAAAACGCTGCAGGTGCTCACGCTGCTTGCGACGCGGCCGCTGCCGGATCGTTCGAGCATCATCGTGTGTCCGGCCAGCGTGGTGCCGGTGTGGCGCGAGGAGATCCTGCGTTTTTATCCGCACCTCGCGGTTGATGTCCTGAAGACCGGCAACGACTTCACGACGCGCAAGGAGCCGGTCATCTGGCTCGCGAGCTACACGCAGCTCCGCAAGCACCGCCCGCTGCTCGACAAACACGAGTTCGGTTACGCCGTGCTCGACGAAGGCCAGTTCATCAAGAACCCCGATGCGAAGGTCACGCAGACGTGTTTCGCGATCCGCGCCCGCCATCGGATCGTGCTCACCGGCACGCCGCTGGAAAACCGCCAGCTCGATCTGTGGTCGATCTTCCGTTTCCTGCTTCCCGGATTGCTCGGCACGCGCGTCACGTTTGAGGCTTCGCTCAACGCCGACCGCGCCGGCACGCTGGATCGCCTCCGCGCGCAGCTCGCGCCGTTCATCCTGCGCCGCACCAAAAACGCCGTCGCCACCGAGCTTCCACAGAAGGTCGAGATCGACCTGCTGTGCCCGCTCACCGATGTGCAACGCTCCGAATACGCGCGCATTTGCTCCGAGGGTCTCAACCGCCTCGGTGACGACGTCGGTGCGGCCATGCGTGAGAAGTCCTTTGGCTTCCTCGCGTTGCTCACACGCCTGCGCCAGGTGTGCTGCGATCCCGACATGCTGCCGTGGTTGCACGCGCCGTTGTCCGACTCCGGCAAGATTACGCTGCTCGTCGAGAAACTCGCCGAGGTCATCGGCAGCGGTCACAAGGTCGTCATCTTTTCGCAGTTCGTGATGTTGCTCGACCGCGTGCGCGCCGCTCTTGCGGAGAGTTTCCCTGACCTGCCGCGTTACGAGCTCACTGGCATGACTCTGGACCGCCTCAAGCCCGTGCAATCGTTCCAGGGCGCCGAGGGTGCCGCGGTGATGCTCGTCTCGCTTAAGGCCGCCGGCACCGGCATCACGTTGCACGCCGCGGATTACGTTTTCCTGCTCGACCCGTGGTGGAATCCCGCGGTCGAGGCGCAGGCTGTCGATCGCGTTCACCGCATCGGCCAGAAGAGCACGGTGTTTGTGTATCGCATGGTGACGGCCGGCACGATCGAGGAGCGTATTCAGGCGCTGCAGGCGTCGAAGAAGGATCTCTTCAACAAGGTCGTGGGCGGGCTGGGTGGGGATTTCGATCTCAGCCGGCATTTCTCGTCGTTGCACGAACTGGTGCAACTCACGACGACGCAGGAAGAGACGGAGCAGTCGTCGTAA
- a CDS encoding 3-deoxy-D-manno-octulosonic acid transferase: MIWLYRFLFPPVMLLASPYYLLRMRRRGGYGEHFGQRFGAVPALPAKRDGVRRVWLQAVSVGEMLAIAPLLESLRADPAVEVYLTTTTSTGYALARERYSSLVIALGYFPLDWWAFSRRAWKRIAPDLVILTEGERWPEHMRQAAVRGVPVLAVNARLSDRSFRRMMKLRTVSALLFRGITRVLACSEHDAERFRQIGFNPASISTTGNIKFDVTIPLLTDDEKSALRAELGFAGTDPVLLGSSTWPGEEAALIESFKTLRAEGRAVRLLIVPRHAERRAEIEALLQTSGLTYHFRSRGAAPAGLSVDVAVGDTTGELRRLTQLAELVFVGKSLPPHHEGQTPVEAAALGKPIVFGPELTNFRVIARDMRQMGAALSVPDAAGLREAVRSLWADAPAKARMAAAAQVWRQANQGAVGRTLAVIREELALLEN, translated from the coding sequence ATGATCTGGCTCTATCGGTTTTTGTTTCCGCCGGTGATGTTGCTGGCCTCGCCGTATTACTTGCTTCGCATGCGTCGCCGCGGCGGCTACGGCGAACACTTCGGCCAACGCTTCGGCGCGGTTCCGGCGCTGCCGGCGAAACGCGACGGTGTGCGCCGTGTGTGGCTGCAAGCGGTGAGCGTCGGCGAGATGCTGGCGATCGCTCCGCTGCTGGAGTCGCTGCGTGCTGACCCCGCGGTGGAAGTTTACCTCACCACGACGACGAGCACCGGCTACGCGCTGGCTCGCGAACGCTATTCATCGCTGGTCATCGCGCTCGGGTATTTTCCGCTGGATTGGTGGGCGTTCTCGCGGCGTGCGTGGAAACGTATCGCGCCGGATCTGGTGATTTTGACCGAGGGCGAACGCTGGCCCGAACACATGCGGCAGGCGGCGGTGCGCGGCGTGCCGGTGCTGGCGGTCAATGCACGTCTCTCGGACCGCAGCTTCCGTCGCATGATGAAACTGCGCACGGTGTCAGCACTGCTGTTTCGTGGCATCACGCGTGTGCTCGCGTGTTCAGAGCATGATGCGGAGCGTTTCCGCCAGATCGGTTTTAATCCGGCCAGCATCAGCACGACCGGCAACATCAAGTTCGACGTGACGATTCCGCTGCTCACGGATGACGAGAAGTCCGCGTTGCGCGCCGAACTGGGTTTCGCGGGAACCGACCCGGTGTTGCTCGGCTCCTCGACGTGGCCGGGTGAAGAGGCGGCGTTGATTGAAAGCTTCAAGACGTTGCGGGCCGAGGGCAGGGCGGTGCGGTTGTTGATCGTGCCGCGTCATGCGGAACGTCGTGCCGAGATCGAGGCGCTGCTGCAAACCAGCGGGCTGACGTATCATTTCCGCTCGCGCGGCGCGGCTCCGGCCGGCCTGTCGGTCGATGTAGCGGTGGGTGACACTACGGGCGAGTTGCGCCGGTTGACCCAACTCGCCGAGTTGGTGTTTGTCGGCAAGAGCCTGCCCCCGCATCACGAAGGACAGACGCCGGTCGAAGCGGCTGCGTTGGGCAAACCGATCGTGTTCGGTCCGGAGCTCACGAATTTCCGCGTGATCGCGCGCGACATGCGCCAGATGGGCGCGGCTCTTTCGGTGCCGGATGCCGCAGGTTTGCGCGAGGCGGTGCGTTCGCTGTGGGCGGATGCTCCCGCGAAGGCGCGCATGGCGGCGGCGGCGCAAGTTTGGCGGCAGGCGAATCAAGGCGCGGTGGGCCGCACGCTGGCCGTCATTCGCGAGGAACTGGCGTTGCTGGAGAATTAA
- a CDS encoding PhoH family protein: MASKTLHFPSARHLHQLYASREENLAVIEKHLGVTLVSRDDWLQIDGPDAAIAQTESLLGFLNEARTQGVQIRSTDLTRFVEMIARGESDQLKELFGKPLVVATNRKTIVPKTLGQKLYLQSIQTHSLVFGIGPAGTGKTYLAMAAAVSALLKNQVQRIILTRPAVEAGEALGFLPGDLNEKILPYLRPLYDAMGDMLDNEDVARLTEKGVIEIAPLAYMRGRTLSNAFIILDEAQNTTPEQMMMFLTRLGEESRMVVTGDITQIDLPRAKQSGLLEVQRILRDVPGIEFHQFSGADVVRHPLVLKIIEAYERYKNPIAGDESGSTR, encoded by the coding sequence ATGGCGTCCAAGACCCTTCACTTCCCTTCCGCCCGCCACCTTCACCAGCTCTACGCGAGCCGTGAGGAAAACCTCGCCGTCATTGAGAAACACCTCGGCGTGACCCTCGTTAGCCGCGACGACTGGCTGCAGATCGACGGTCCCGACGCCGCCATCGCGCAGACCGAATCGTTACTCGGCTTCCTTAACGAGGCCCGCACCCAAGGCGTGCAAATCCGCAGCACAGATCTCACGCGCTTCGTCGAGATGATTGCCCGCGGTGAATCCGACCAGTTGAAGGAGCTCTTCGGCAAACCCCTCGTCGTCGCCACCAATCGCAAGACGATCGTCCCTAAAACCCTGGGCCAAAAACTCTACCTCCAGTCGATCCAGACGCACTCGCTCGTCTTCGGCATCGGCCCAGCCGGCACTGGCAAGACTTACCTCGCCATGGCTGCCGCGGTCTCGGCGCTCCTTAAAAACCAGGTCCAGCGCATCATCCTCACCCGCCCCGCCGTCGAGGCCGGCGAAGCTCTCGGGTTCCTACCCGGCGATCTCAACGAAAAAATCCTGCCTTACCTCCGCCCACTCTATGACGCGATGGGCGACATGTTGGACAACGAAGACGTCGCCCGCCTCACCGAAAAAGGCGTCATCGAAATCGCCCCGCTCGCCTACATGCGCGGACGCACCTTGAGCAACGCGTTCATCATTCTCGACGAGGCGCAGAACACCACACCCGAACAGATGATGATGTTCCTCACCCGTCTCGGCGAAGAATCCCGCATGGTCGTCACCGGTGACATCACCCAGATCGACCTGCCCCGCGCCAAACAATCCGGCCTGCTTGAGGTCCAACGCATCCTGCGCGACGTTCCCGGCATCGAATTCCATCAGTTCAGCGGCGCCGACGTGGTCCGCCATCCGCTCGTCCTCAAAATCATCGAAGCCTACGAGCGCTACAAGAATCCCATCGCCGGCGACGAGAGCGGCTCCACTCGTTAA
- a CDS encoding HIT family protein — MSQLHPYWRMEYIEAPRMPDLKRPFTELPALGDDRTAFIVHRSSLSYLMLNRFPYNPGHLLAIPLRDVTDIEELTPAESADLFAIITFGKKVLKAALKPDGFNIGFNLGSASGGSIPHLHGHIVPRWNGDNNFMPVLGQTRILPQALESTWERLSAEAARLASA; from the coding sequence ATGTCGCAGCTCCATCCTTACTGGCGCATGGAATATATCGAGGCGCCGCGCATGCCTGATCTCAAGCGGCCCTTTACCGAGTTGCCCGCATTGGGCGATGATCGCACCGCGTTCATCGTGCATCGCAGCTCCCTCTCCTACTTGATGCTCAACCGGTTTCCCTACAACCCGGGTCACTTGCTCGCGATTCCTTTACGCGACGTCACCGACATCGAAGAACTCACGCCCGCCGAGAGCGCAGATCTCTTCGCCATCATCACCTTCGGCAAAAAAGTCCTCAAAGCCGCCCTCAAGCCCGACGGCTTCAACATCGGCTTCAACCTCGGCTCGGCCTCCGGTGGCAGCATCCCCCACCTGCACGGGCACATCGTTCCGCGTTGGAACGGCGACAACAACTTCATGCCCGTTCTCGGCCAGACCCGCATCCTTCCGCAGGCACTCGAGTCCACGTGGGAACGCTTGTCCGCCGAAGCCGCCCGTCTCGCCTCCGCCTAA
- a CDS encoding exosortase/archaeosortase family protein has protein sequence MTRLWKQWTATVPAPFLSALFLGAGFMGFVAWDQSHWWSTKEDYGFGWLVPAFVAFVVYDRWPKILAALKACAAPGSPRVSGGAQFTLSFLTYAALAGGALLFLIGALYRAGAGPSYPGTLALSLGTGAMILPLLLLNTPETTPAAGAGVTTGKVGFFEDGRVRLVAPFLFPALVWLVSAPMVSVIENNLSLFMLNRVASVVFFTFDTLGLAIEQQGNVLKLPLGDVGVAEACSGIRSFTACLFAGSFLAAVFLDKLWKKVGLVASAIVFAFMTNLIRSLFLTAWAYNYGPKAIEGKVHDIAGYAVLGLTVIGLLCLLPLFNLTFVSGDGSHDGEDAPVTNRKTG, from the coding sequence ATGACGCGCCTCTGGAAGCAATGGACCGCCACCGTGCCCGCCCCGTTTTTGAGCGCGCTGTTTCTTGGCGCGGGATTCATGGGCTTCGTTGCCTGGGACCAGTCGCACTGGTGGAGCACGAAGGAAGATTACGGCTTCGGCTGGCTCGTGCCGGCGTTCGTGGCGTTCGTGGTGTATGACCGCTGGCCGAAAATTCTTGCCGCGCTGAAAGCCTGCGCCGCGCCCGGCAGTCCGCGCGTGTCCGGTGGAGCGCAATTCACATTAAGTTTTTTGACGTATGCCGCGCTGGCCGGCGGGGCGTTGTTGTTTTTGATCGGTGCGCTGTATCGCGCCGGTGCGGGGCCGTCCTATCCCGGCACGCTCGCGCTCTCACTCGGCACGGGAGCGATGATCCTGCCGTTGCTGTTGCTCAACACACCGGAGACCACGCCGGCAGCAGGGGCTGGCGTGACGACGGGCAAGGTGGGCTTTTTTGAAGACGGACGCGTGCGGTTGGTCGCACCGTTTTTGTTTCCCGCGCTGGTGTGGCTGGTGTCGGCCCCGATGGTGTCGGTCATCGAAAACAACCTGAGTCTCTTCATGCTCAATCGCGTGGCCTCGGTGGTGTTCTTCACCTTCGACACGCTCGGCCTCGCCATTGAGCAACAGGGCAACGTGCTAAAGCTGCCCCTTGGCGACGTCGGCGTGGCCGAGGCGTGCTCGGGTATTCGCTCGTTCACGGCGTGTTTGTTCGCCGGCTCGTTTCTCGCGGCGGTGTTCCTCGACAAGCTCTGGAAAAAAGTCGGTCTCGTGGCCTCGGCGATCGTGTTCGCCTTCATGACCAATTTGATTCGCAGCCTTTTTCTGACGGCTTGGGCTTATAACTACGGACCCAAGGCGATCGAGGGCAAGGTGCACGATATCGCCGGTTACGCGGTGCTCGGCCTCACGGTGATCGGCCTGCTGTGCCTGCTGCCGCTCTTTAATCTAACGTTTGTATCGGGCGACGGATCGCACGACGGCGAAGACGCTCCGGTGACGAATCGCAAGACGGGTTGA
- a CDS encoding putative porin, which yields MALNSLKWLALLGGLAAGSASLAVAQDSGPLIDTLVKKGILTDQEGEDLRVELLKDFGTTSPGKLEISSAVTKLKIAGDARVRYQYDNEQPNTAGAPSTAGDRDRNRYRYRVRLGFLADLGPKWSAGLRLETASSATSTNADLGAGTDNFDKVGDGAFFGQAYLNYKDTGVLGADSVDVRLGKLPHKFFNPGVNGFWIDSDINFEGAAQEVVYSDIGLKDSTLSVRAGQFVLNNNAANSGAGPGGAVNKSVSPSLLLMGQVEYATKKWKVAPTIVAFAAPSDHDRSLANTNVPAGNPQSTDAAVYNDLATVLLPFEYSFKLGSKPAAVYATYGYNFKGEERAQRLASAVTTAQKNLVDDDSQMYNLGVRYGENKNAGDYQLVGEYRHVGNGSYSSLLLDSDFNGGLLNGEGFILSGSYSLTNAITATITYFNSFNIEGNRVPSSVAGARGNGLGEAQVLQIDLSAKF from the coding sequence ATGGCTCTTAACTCACTCAAATGGCTCGCGCTGCTCGGCGGCCTCGCCGCCGGCTCGGCCTCCCTGGCTGTTGCCCAGGACAGCGGTCCGCTTATCGATACCCTCGTCAAGAAGGGCATCCTGACCGACCAGGAAGGCGAAGACCTCCGCGTCGAACTCCTGAAGGACTTCGGCACCACGTCCCCTGGTAAACTCGAAATTTCCTCCGCCGTCACCAAGCTCAAGATCGCCGGTGACGCCCGCGTTCGTTATCAATACGACAACGAGCAGCCCAACACGGCGGGTGCCCCCAGCACCGCAGGCGATCGCGATCGTAACCGCTATCGTTACCGTGTTCGCCTCGGGTTCCTTGCTGACCTCGGACCCAAGTGGTCCGCCGGTCTTCGCTTGGAGACCGCCAGCAGCGCGACCTCGACCAATGCCGATCTCGGCGCCGGCACTGACAACTTCGATAAAGTCGGCGATGGTGCTTTCTTTGGTCAGGCCTACTTGAACTACAAAGACACGGGCGTTCTCGGTGCTGACTCCGTCGATGTGCGTCTTGGCAAATTGCCCCACAAGTTCTTCAATCCCGGCGTCAACGGTTTCTGGATCGACTCCGATATCAACTTTGAGGGTGCCGCCCAAGAGGTTGTTTACAGCGACATCGGCCTGAAGGACTCCACCCTCTCAGTGCGTGCCGGCCAGTTTGTTTTGAATAACAACGCTGCCAACTCGGGTGCCGGCCCTGGCGGTGCGGTCAACAAGAGTGTCAGCCCCTCGTTGCTGCTGATGGGCCAGGTCGAGTATGCGACCAAGAAGTGGAAGGTTGCTCCCACGATTGTCGCGTTTGCCGCTCCGTCCGATCATGACCGCAGTCTCGCGAACACCAACGTTCCCGCTGGCAATCCCCAGTCCACGGACGCCGCTGTCTATAATGACCTCGCGACCGTTCTCCTGCCCTTCGAATACAGCTTCAAGTTGGGCAGCAAGCCCGCTGCGGTGTATGCCACCTACGGATATAACTTCAAGGGTGAGGAGCGCGCTCAGCGCCTAGCTTCTGCGGTCACCACGGCCCAGAAGAACCTGGTCGATGATGACTCCCAGATGTATAACTTGGGCGTTCGTTACGGTGAGAACAAGAATGCCGGTGATTACCAGTTGGTCGGCGAATACCGCCATGTTGGTAACGGCTCCTACTCGTCGCTGCTGCTCGATTCCGACTTCAACGGCGGTCTCCTGAACGGCGAAGGATTTATCCTCTCGGGTTCCTACAGCCTGACCAACGCGATCACCGCCACCATCACCTACTTCAACTCGTTCAACATCGAGGGTAACCGCGTTCCTTCCTCCGTGGCAGGCGCCCGTGGTAACGGTCTCGGTGAGGCCCAGGTCCTCCAGATCGACCTGTCCGCCAAGTTCTAA
- the fabF gene encoding beta-ketoacyl-ACP synthase II produces MHAFKPVVRRRVVVTGLGVVSPLGLTAGETWEGMAAGRSGIGPITRFDASGCTAKIAGEVKGFEPTKPLAQPLYPRGAQGEPVLSAFTLKDAKKFGRFTHLGTAAAVEAYADSGLDAHRASLNPERMGVNLGVGLGGLPEIEAMQETFKTGGFRKISPYFIFQIAPNLLAGQVSLLLDFRGPNMAVASACATSGHSLGESAAAIARGDAEVMIAGGAESTVTPLAVGAFAQMRALSTRNDAPEKASRPYDKDRDGFVLSEGAVVFVLEEYEHAVKRGARIYAELRGYGASADAYHLSSLAPGAEGSQRSMRAALANAELPATAIDYVSAHATSTPGGDGEESAAIAAVFAENKATLHVSGVKSMTGHLLGGAGAMGAFAAVKAIHEGLVPPTINQETMDPEIEALGLNVTPNVAVKKTVRAALANSFGFGGTNCSVVFTAV; encoded by the coding sequence ATGCATGCTTTTAAACCTGTTGTGCGTCGTCGCGTAGTGGTCACCGGCTTGGGCGTGGTCAGCCCGTTGGGCTTAACCGCGGGGGAAACCTGGGAAGGTATGGCCGCCGGGCGCTCCGGCATCGGCCCGATCACGCGGTTCGATGCGAGCGGTTGCACGGCGAAGATCGCCGGCGAGGTTAAAGGTTTCGAGCCGACCAAGCCGTTGGCCCAGCCGCTGTATCCGCGCGGTGCCCAAGGCGAACCGGTGCTGTCGGCCTTCACGTTGAAGGATGCGAAGAAATTCGGCCGTTTTACCCACCTCGGCACGGCGGCGGCGGTCGAGGCTTATGCGGATTCGGGCCTCGATGCCCATCGCGCCTCGCTCAATCCGGAACGCATGGGCGTGAATCTTGGCGTCGGTCTCGGCGGCTTGCCGGAAATCGAAGCGATGCAGGAAACCTTTAAAACCGGCGGCTTTCGTAAAATCTCGCCCTACTTTATTTTTCAAATCGCGCCCAACCTGCTCGCCGGCCAGGTGAGCCTGTTGCTCGATTTTCGCGGCCCCAACATGGCGGTCGCCTCGGCTTGCGCGACGAGCGGGCACTCGCTGGGCGAGTCGGCGGCGGCCATCGCCCGCGGTGATGCCGAGGTGATGATCGCGGGTGGCGCGGAGTCCACGGTGACGCCGCTGGCGGTCGGTGCGTTTGCCCAGATGCGCGCGCTCTCGACCCGCAATGACGCGCCGGAGAAAGCCTCGCGTCCCTATGACAAGGACCGTGACGGCTTCGTTCTCTCGGAGGGCGCCGTGGTGTTTGTGCTCGAAGAATATGAGCATGCGGTGAAACGCGGCGCGCGCATCTATGCCGAACTACGTGGTTATGGCGCGTCGGCCGACGCCTATCACTTGTCGTCGCTCGCTCCGGGTGCGGAAGGCTCGCAGCGCTCCATGCGCGCGGCACTGGCGAATGCGGAACTGCCGGCGACAGCGATTGATTATGTGTCGGCGCATGCGACCTCGACCCCCGGCGGCGACGGCGAGGAATCGGCCGCGATCGCCGCGGTGTTTGCGGAGAACAAGGCCACGCTCCACGTGAGCGGCGTGAAATCGATGACCGGCCATCTGCTCGGCGGCGCGGGTGCGATGGGTGCGTTTGCCGCGGTGAAAGCCATTCACGAGGGCCTGGTGCCTCCGACCATCAACCAGGAAACGATGGATCCTGAAATTGAGGCGCTCGGCCTGAACGTGACGCCCAACGTCGCAGTCAAAAAAACCGTGCGTGCCGCGCTCGCCAACAGCTTCGGCTTCGGCGGCACCAACTGCTCGGTGGTGTTCACGGCGGTTTAA
- a CDS encoding DUF2238 domain-containing protein, with amino-acid sequence MKSYDRRLLWFFALLAPVVAWSWIAPHDRFTWWLEAGPVVVAAVLLVATRKRFPLSTLLLGLAWVHCVVLLVGAHYTYALVPAFDWLREVTDGTRNNYDKLGHFVQGFVPAILTREILLRTSPLRDRGDGRSSRWLGFLVVSVCLAFSAIYELVEWLVAELSGEGAESFLGTQGYIWDTQSDMAFALAGAVCAVVLLAKLHTRSIEKVLAARRVIGQSERSP; translated from the coding sequence GTGAAATCTTACGACCGACGGCTGCTCTGGTTCTTTGCGCTGCTTGCGCCGGTGGTCGCGTGGTCGTGGATCGCGCCGCACGACCGGTTCACGTGGTGGTTGGAAGCGGGGCCGGTCGTGGTCGCGGCGGTTTTGCTGGTGGCGACTCGGAAACGGTTTCCGTTGTCCACGCTGCTGCTCGGGCTCGCGTGGGTGCATTGCGTGGTGCTGCTGGTGGGCGCGCATTATACCTATGCGCTCGTGCCGGCGTTCGACTGGTTGCGCGAGGTGACGGACGGGACGCGCAACAACTACGACAAGCTCGGGCATTTTGTGCAGGGCTTCGTGCCGGCGATTTTGACGCGGGAGATTTTGTTGCGCACCTCGCCGCTGCGCGATCGCGGTGACGGACGCTCGAGCCGCTGGCTGGGATTTCTCGTCGTGAGCGTGTGCCTCGCATTCAGCGCGATTTACGAGTTGGTCGAGTGGCTGGTGGCCGAGCTCAGCGGTGAAGGCGCGGAAAGTTTTCTCGGCACGCAAGGTTACATCTGGGACACGCAGTCGGACATGGCCTTCGCGCTGGCCGGAGCGGTGTGCGCCGTGGTGTTGCTGGCGAAACTGCACACGCGCTCCATTGAGAAAGTGCTGGCCGCGAGGCGGGTGATCGGGCAATCCGAACGTTCCCCATGA